One segment of Enterobacter ludwigii DNA contains the following:
- a CDS encoding helix-turn-helix domain-containing protein — protein sequence MEIKLHANATTTPRVRRYLQQSDKSDRELAAELGISVTTVRRWRNRDRVSDNHTTPKVIHKAMRQEQVDLVNALRDITGAPLDELLLLVNGVLGISVSRATLNRYLRPASAKRKGVELQGKKALKAGVLPTKLLVHHQPLSLHMDDGGEQHLLWGREPVSGWCYARLYAGISSQLLNNWMRELLNACPADIQSVETFGFEPDLPAGEPVVKVQPTRHKAVQVAVPLGDIIPRVNAVPLGQVLFEMCEFYNRGKAQKKLGESTPQAFLEALRRKD from the coding sequence ATGGAAATCAAATTGCACGCCAATGCCACCACCACACCGCGGGTCCGTCGCTATCTGCAACAATCCGACAAAAGCGACAGAGAGCTGGCTGCGGAGCTGGGTATTTCCGTGACGACCGTGCGGCGATGGCGCAATCGCGATCGGGTTTCTGACAACCATACGACCCCAAAAGTGATACACAAAGCGATGAGACAAGAGCAGGTTGACCTTGTTAATGCGCTGCGTGATATCACGGGCGCACCGCTGGATGAACTGCTGCTGCTGGTTAACGGGGTGCTGGGGATTTCCGTTTCGCGGGCGACGCTGAACCGTTATCTCCGTCCCGCTTCTGCGAAACGCAAAGGCGTTGAACTTCAGGGGAAAAAAGCGCTAAAGGCAGGCGTTTTACCCACAAAACTGCTGGTGCATCACCAGCCTTTATCGCTGCATATGGATGATGGCGGGGAGCAGCATCTGCTGTGGGGGCGCGAACCGGTGAGCGGCTGGTGTTATGCCCGGCTCTATGCGGGAATTTCATCACAGCTGCTGAACAACTGGATGCGTGAGTTGCTGAACGCCTGTCCGGCTGATATCCAATCTGTTGAGACTTTCGGTTTTGAACCCGACTTACCCGCGGGTGAACCTGTCGTAAAAGTACAGCCGACCAGGCACAAGGCCGTGCAGGTTGCGGTACCGCTCGGCGACATCATTCCACGAGTGAATGCTGTTCCGTTAGGGCAGGTGTTGTTCGAGATGTGCGAGTTTTACAATCGGGGCAAAGCGCAGAAAAAGCTGGGAGAGAGCACGCCGCAGGCCTTTCTGGAAGCGCTGCGGCGTAAGGATTAG
- the celB gene encoding PTS cellobiose transporter subunit IIC, with the protein MNNVLGFLEAKLMPLAAKTAQQRHLGAIRGAYVSFMPFIIVGSILLVISSFPNQTYQQFMSQAFGESWSAIIEIPFNAVFSTMSLFISFLVAFRLAEHYGEDRISCGILALVAFLILTPFIKVAENGGITVMPVEWIGSKGLFVAMIGSLLWTELFCWLKRKKLVIRMPDGVPPAVQESFAALIPALLVMILVLIIRIIFENTHYNTIHQFIYEVVATPVRHYGTSYFGALMTVFSITILWSVGINSGSMINGIIRPLWMENQTDNIAAIQAGTTPPHIITEQFFDMIWMGGAGATLSLVIAMLIFARSKNMREVARLGAGASVFNINEPILFGLPVIMNPIMLIPFNLVPLVLVTVQYAAMKMGAVAVTTGVFIPWTLPPVISGFIVTGHLSGSVMQLINLLIGAMLYLPFMRIVDKQYRAAEIATVTQTDPTLAKQE; encoded by the coding sequence ATGAACAATGTTCTGGGATTTCTTGAAGCAAAACTGATGCCGCTGGCGGCCAAAACCGCGCAACAGCGGCATCTGGGCGCCATACGCGGGGCCTATGTTTCCTTCATGCCGTTTATCATCGTCGGCTCGATTCTGCTGGTCATCTCCTCTTTTCCGAACCAAACCTATCAGCAGTTTATGTCTCAGGCATTTGGTGAAAGCTGGAGTGCCATCATTGAAATTCCGTTCAACGCGGTGTTCTCAACCATGTCGCTGTTTATCAGCTTCCTGGTGGCGTTTCGCCTGGCTGAACACTACGGCGAAGATCGCATCTCCTGCGGCATTCTGGCTCTGGTCGCCTTTTTAATCCTGACACCTTTTATCAAAGTGGCCGAAAACGGCGGTATCACGGTCATGCCGGTGGAGTGGATTGGCAGCAAAGGGTTGTTCGTGGCGATGATTGGCTCTCTGCTGTGGACGGAGCTGTTCTGCTGGCTGAAGCGCAAAAAGCTGGTCATCAGAATGCCTGATGGCGTGCCGCCGGCGGTGCAGGAGTCGTTCGCCGCGCTGATCCCGGCCCTGCTGGTAATGATTCTGGTGCTTATTATCCGCATCATTTTCGAAAACACCCACTACAACACCATTCACCAGTTTATTTACGAGGTGGTCGCCACGCCGGTTCGCCACTACGGGACCTCCTATTTCGGCGCGCTGATGACGGTGTTCAGCATCACCATTCTGTGGTCTGTGGGCATTAACTCCGGCTCAATGATCAACGGCATCATTCGCCCGCTGTGGATGGAGAACCAGACCGATAACATCGCCGCCATTCAGGCGGGTACGACGCCACCGCACATTATCACCGAACAGTTTTTTGACATGATCTGGATGGGTGGCGCAGGGGCAACGCTCTCGCTGGTGATTGCGATGCTGATTTTTGCCCGCAGCAAAAACATGCGCGAGGTGGCGCGTCTCGGCGCGGGGGCCTCGGTGTTTAACATCAACGAGCCGATTCTGTTTGGCCTGCCGGTTATCATGAACCCCATCATGCTGATCCCGTTCAATCTGGTGCCGCTGGTCCTGGTTACCGTGCAATATGCCGCGATGAAAATGGGTGCCGTCGCTGTGACCACCGGGGTGTTTATCCCCTGGACGTTACCGCCGGTGATCAGCGGGTTTATCGTCACGGGGCATCTCAGCGGCAGCGTGATGCAGCTTATCAACCTGCTGATTGGCGCCATGCTGTATCTGCCTTTCATGCGTATCGTGGATAAACAATACCGCGCCGCGGAGATTGCCACCGTGACGCAAACCGACCCAACCCTTGCAAAACAGGAGTAA
- a CDS encoding N(4)-(beta-N-acetylglucosaminyl)-L-asparaginase, translating to MWGIIATWRMALEGVTESASALAAGKPVAEAVVDAVAAVEDFPLYKSVGYGGLPTENGEVELDAAYMDGDTLAFGAVGDLIDIANPVRVAHALSRQRYNSLLVGQGAREWALSQGFADKTMLTDRAMQHYRKRCRETLDKGLSPYDGHDTVGIIGLDKRGSMSVATSTSGLFMKKRGRIGDSPIIGSGFYCDSETGAATATGVGEDLMKGCTSYEIVRRMAQGMSPQQAADSVVFELEDKLMSRFGRAGDLSVVCMNNKGEFGAATNIKTFSFVVATARQPLTVFRAERLREKTHYQPVDEEWMQAYAARIRAPVEESQ from the coding sequence ATGTGGGGAATTATCGCAACCTGGCGAATGGCGCTTGAAGGGGTCACGGAGTCTGCGTCTGCGCTGGCTGCGGGGAAACCGGTAGCAGAAGCGGTGGTCGATGCCGTTGCTGCCGTCGAGGACTTCCCGTTGTATAAATCCGTCGGCTACGGCGGGCTGCCAACCGAAAATGGCGAGGTCGAACTGGATGCGGCGTATATGGATGGCGATACGCTTGCGTTTGGAGCCGTGGGAGATCTGATTGATATTGCGAACCCGGTGCGTGTCGCCCATGCGCTAAGCCGCCAGCGCTATAACAGCCTGCTGGTCGGCCAGGGCGCGCGCGAATGGGCGCTGAGTCAGGGGTTTGCCGACAAAACCATGCTTACCGACCGCGCGATGCAGCATTATCGTAAGCGCTGCCGGGAGACGCTGGACAAAGGCTTAAGCCCGTACGATGGGCATGACACCGTCGGGATTATTGGCCTCGACAAAAGGGGGTCGATGAGCGTGGCGACCTCCACCAGCGGTCTGTTTATGAAAAAGCGCGGCCGTATTGGCGACTCGCCGATTATCGGCTCCGGCTTTTACTGCGACAGTGAAACCGGTGCCGCCACCGCCACCGGCGTGGGGGAAGACCTGATGAAAGGCTGCACCAGCTACGAAATTGTTCGCCGCATGGCACAGGGCATGTCACCGCAGCAGGCGGCGGACTCGGTGGTCTTCGAACTGGAAGACAAACTGATGTCGCGCTTTGGCCGCGCGGGCGATCTCTCGGTGGTGTGCATGAATAATAAAGGCGAATTCGGCGCCGCAACCAACATCAAAACCTTCTCATTTGTGGTGGCAACGGCCCGCCAGCCTCTCACCGTATTTCGCGCCGAGCGCCTGCGGGAAAAAACGCACTATCAGCCCGTGGATGAGGAATGGATGCAGGCCTATGCCGCGCGGATCCGCGCGCCAGTTGAGGAGTCACAATGA
- a CDS encoding leucyl aminopeptidase family protein, translating into MITFTLITALADAKPQSHLIARAACALLPDTALIAEMREQNAVADTRFGCAPFARITLLPDALWQDSLTEGLLAALRPLLAAPVSADVVLDVTDIDEVVLTQVLRFLFNQAYDLRDLQLKKTDGKSVRLRHVTALCHPQQRERLDALFQQQQAIARGMVAARRLADMPSDRCTPQYVVDEAQKLCAAFPALRCEVLDEKQIIEQGLGLLHAVGKGATCPPRLLAIHYNGIADGPVCCYVGKGITFDTGGLWLKEGAGMYTMKYDMCGAANVLGLMLSVAELGLPVRIMGVLALAENAIGPDAMQPGTVANACNGITVEINNTDAEGRLVLADAIAWASQRHPQARYIIDMATLTGAVVKALGYELSGLMTQDEALRQALTRAGKRSGDEVWSLPLDARLKKQTDSAIADLCNTPPNNAAISASAAWLLHHFCPPTIPWAHLDISGTALWRENGKSVASGRPIPLLVEHLLEDR; encoded by the coding sequence ATGATTACCTTTACGCTTATCACCGCCCTTGCAGACGCAAAGCCCCAGAGTCATCTTATTGCCCGGGCTGCCTGCGCGTTACTGCCGGACACCGCACTCATCGCTGAAATGCGTGAACAAAACGCCGTCGCGGATACCCGCTTTGGCTGTGCTCCGTTTGCCAGAATCACGCTGCTGCCGGATGCGCTCTGGCAGGACAGTCTGACAGAAGGGTTACTCGCCGCCCTCCGTCCACTGCTGGCAGCCCCGGTCAGCGCCGATGTGGTACTGGATGTCACGGATATTGACGAGGTGGTGCTGACGCAGGTTCTGCGTTTTCTCTTTAACCAGGCGTATGACCTTCGCGATCTGCAGCTTAAGAAAACCGATGGCAAAAGCGTTCGCCTTCGCCATGTCACCGCCCTGTGTCATCCGCAACAGCGTGAAAGGCTGGACGCTCTCTTCCAGCAACAGCAGGCCATTGCCCGAGGAATGGTCGCCGCGCGACGTCTGGCGGATATGCCGTCCGATCGCTGTACGCCGCAGTATGTCGTCGACGAAGCGCAAAAGCTGTGCGCCGCCTTCCCCGCCCTGCGGTGTGAAGTGCTTGATGAGAAGCAAATTATTGAACAGGGACTGGGGCTTCTGCATGCCGTCGGTAAAGGCGCGACCTGTCCACCGCGGCTGCTGGCCATTCACTATAACGGCATCGCTGATGGCCCGGTATGCTGTTACGTGGGCAAAGGCATAACGTTTGATACCGGTGGCCTGTGGCTGAAGGAAGGCGCGGGCATGTACACCATGAAATATGACATGTGCGGGGCAGCGAACGTGCTCGGGTTAATGCTGAGCGTGGCAGAACTCGGCCTGCCGGTTCGTATTATGGGCGTACTGGCGCTGGCGGAAAACGCCATAGGACCGGATGCAATGCAGCCGGGCACGGTGGCCAACGCCTGCAACGGTATCACGGTTGAAATCAACAATACCGATGCCGAAGGCCGGCTGGTACTGGCGGATGCGATCGCCTGGGCCAGCCAGCGTCATCCGCAGGCTCGCTATATTATTGATATGGCGACCTTAACCGGTGCCGTCGTGAAAGCGCTGGGGTACGAGCTGAGTGGGTTAATGACGCAGGACGAAGCGCTGCGTCAGGCGCTCACCCGCGCGGGGAAACGGAGCGGTGATGAGGTGTGGTCCCTGCCGCTGGATGCACGGTTAAAAAAACAGACCGACAGCGCCATTGCCGACCTGTGCAATACCCCACCCAATAATGCGGCGATCAGCGCATCGGCGGCCTGGCTGTTACACCATTTTTGCCCGCCGACCATTCCATGGGCCCATCTGGATATTAGCGGCACGGCGCTGTGGCGTGAGAACGGAAAAAGCGTGGCCTCGGGCAGACCCATTCCACTTCTGGTTGAGCATTTGCTGGAAGACAGGTGA
- a CDS encoding DnaA inactivator Hda, with protein sequence MNGPAQLSLPLYLPDDETFASFWPGDNPSLLAALQNVLRQEHSGYIYIWSREGAGRSHLLHAACAELSARGDAVGYVPLDKRTWFVPEVMEGMEHLSLVCIDNIECVAGDEPWEMAIFNLYNRILESGKTRLLITGDRPPRQLNLGLPDLASRLDWGQIYKLQPLSDEDKLQALQLRARLRGFELPEDVGRFLLKRLDREMRTLFDTLDQLDRASITAQRKLTIPFVKDILKL encoded by the coding sequence CTGAACGGACCGGCACAGCTCTCTCTGCCACTCTATCTCCCTGACGACGAAACTTTTGCGAGTTTCTGGCCGGGTGATAACCCCTCTTTACTGGCTGCACTGCAAAACGTGCTGCGTCAGGAACACAGCGGATACATCTATATCTGGTCACGCGAAGGCGCGGGGCGCAGCCACCTGTTGCATGCCGCCTGTGCGGAGCTTTCCGCGCGGGGTGATGCGGTAGGCTATGTGCCGCTGGATAAACGTACCTGGTTTGTGCCTGAAGTCATGGAGGGAATGGAACATCTCTCACTGGTCTGCATCGATAATATCGAATGTGTGGCGGGGGATGAGCCATGGGAAATGGCGATCTTTAACCTCTATAACCGCATTCTGGAGTCGGGGAAAACCCGGCTGCTGATCACCGGCGATCGTCCGCCGCGCCAGTTGAATCTGGGGCTGCCGGATCTGGCTTCCCGTCTGGACTGGGGGCAAATCTACAAGCTGCAGCCGCTGTCGGATGAAGACAAACTTCAGGCGTTACAGCTGCGCGCAAGATTGCGCGGCTTTGAACTCCCGGAAGACGTGGGGCGTTTCCTGCTCAAGCGCCTGGACCGGGAAATGCGCACGCTCTTTGATACGCTCGATCAGCTCGATCGCGCTTCGATTACCGCGCAGCGCAAGCTGACCATTCCTTTTGTGAAAGATATTCTGAAGCTGTGA
- the uraA gene encoding uracil permease: protein MTRRAIGVSERPPLLQTIPLSLQHLFAMFGATVLVPILFHINPATVLLFNGVGTLLYLFICKGKIPAYLGSSFAFISPVLLLLPLGYEVALGGFIMCGVLFCLVSFIVKKAGTGWLDVMFPPAAMGAIVAVIGLELAGVAANMAGLLPADGQSPDSKTIIISMVTLGVTVFGSVLFRGFMAIIPILIGVLAGYALSFVMGVVDTTPIAEAHWFALPTFYTPRFEWFAIFTILPAALVVIAEHVGHLVVTANIVKRDLIRDPGLHRSMFANGLSTIISGFFGSTPNTTYGENIGVMAITRVYSTWVIGGAAIIAILLSCVGKLAAAIQIIPVPVMGGVSLLLYGVIGASGIRVLIESKVDYSKAQNLILTSVILIIGVSGAKVHIGAAELKGMALATIVGVGLSLIFKLISVLRPEEVVLDAEDSEKASH from the coding sequence ATGACGCGCCGTGCTATCGGGGTGAGTGAAAGACCGCCGCTTTTACAGACAATCCCGCTTAGTCTGCAGCACCTGTTCGCCATGTTTGGCGCAACCGTGCTGGTGCCAATCCTGTTTCACATTAACCCGGCTACCGTGCTGTTGTTCAACGGTGTGGGTACGCTGCTTTACCTCTTTATCTGTAAAGGCAAAATCCCTGCCTATCTCGGCTCAAGCTTCGCCTTTATTTCACCGGTTCTGCTGTTGCTGCCGCTGGGGTATGAAGTGGCGCTGGGCGGCTTCATTATGTGTGGCGTCCTCTTCTGCCTGGTCTCTTTCATTGTGAAGAAGGCCGGTACCGGCTGGCTGGACGTTATGTTCCCGCCTGCTGCAATGGGGGCCATTGTCGCCGTCATCGGTCTGGAGCTGGCGGGCGTGGCGGCTAATATGGCCGGCCTGCTGCCTGCTGACGGGCAGTCACCGGATTCCAAAACCATCATCATCTCGATGGTGACACTGGGCGTAACGGTATTTGGTTCCGTGCTGTTCCGCGGTTTTATGGCGATTATCCCGATCCTGATCGGTGTGCTGGCGGGGTATGCGCTCTCCTTCGTGATGGGCGTTGTTGATACCACGCCCATTGCTGAAGCGCACTGGTTCGCACTGCCAACCTTCTATACCCCGCGCTTTGAATGGTTTGCCATTTTCACGATCCTGCCCGCGGCGCTGGTGGTTATTGCTGAGCACGTAGGTCACCTGGTGGTGACGGCAAACATCGTTAAACGTGACCTGATCCGCGACCCGGGTCTGCACCGCTCGATGTTCGCTAACGGCCTCTCTACCATTATCTCCGGTTTCTTTGGTTCTACGCCTAACACCACCTACGGTGAGAACATCGGCGTGATGGCGATTACCCGTGTCTACAGTACCTGGGTTATTGGCGGCGCGGCAATCATCGCCATCCTGCTCTCCTGCGTGGGCAAACTGGCGGCGGCTATCCAGATCATTCCGGTACCGGTAATGGGAGGCGTCTCTCTGCTGCTGTACGGTGTGATCGGCGCGTCCGGTATTCGCGTGCTGATTGAATCTAAAGTGGACTACAGCAAAGCGCAAAACCTGATCCTCACCTCCGTGATCCTGATCATCGGCGTGAGCGGCGCGAAGGTGCACATCGGTGCGGCTGAACTGAAAGGCATGGCACTGGCGACCATCGTGGGTGTGGGCCTGAGCCTGATCTTCAAACTGATCTCCGTCCTGCGCCCGGAAGAAGTGGTGCTGGATGCCGAAGACAGCGAAAAAGCGTCACATTGA
- the upp gene encoding uracil phosphoribosyltransferase: MKIVEVKHPLVKHKLGLMREHDISTKRFRELASEVGSLLTYEATSDLETEKVTIEGWNGPVQVEQIKGKKITVVPILRAGLGMMEGVLEHVPSARISVVGVYRDEETLEPVPYFQKLVSNIDERMALVVDPMLATGGSMIATIDLLKKAGCSSIKVLVLVAAPEGIAALEKAHPDIELYTASIDQGLNEHGYIIPGLGDAGDKIFGTK; the protein is encoded by the coding sequence ATGAAGATTGTGGAAGTGAAGCACCCACTCGTTAAACACAAGCTGGGCCTGATGCGTGAGCATGACATCAGCACGAAGCGTTTTCGCGAACTGGCTTCTGAAGTCGGCAGCCTGCTGACCTATGAAGCGACCTCTGACCTGGAAACGGAAAAAGTGACCATCGAGGGCTGGAACGGCCCGGTTCAGGTTGAGCAGATCAAAGGTAAGAAAATTACCGTTGTGCCCATCCTGCGTGCCGGCCTCGGCATGATGGAAGGCGTGCTGGAGCACGTGCCAAGCGCGCGCATCAGCGTGGTCGGGGTCTACCGCGACGAAGAGACCCTGGAGCCGGTACCGTACTTCCAGAAGCTGGTGTCTAACATCGACGAGCGTATGGCCCTGGTGGTTGACCCGATGCTGGCGACCGGCGGTTCAATGATTGCCACCATCGACCTGCTGAAAAAAGCCGGTTGCAGCAGCATCAAAGTGCTGGTGCTGGTTGCTGCACCAGAAGGTATCGCGGCGCTGGAAAAAGCGCACCCGGACATCGAACTCTATACCGCGTCTATCGACCAGGGGCTGAATGAGCACGGGTACATCATCCCGGGGCTTGGCGATGCCGGCGATAAGATTTTTGGTACTAAATAA
- a CDS encoding 6-phospho-beta-glucosidase has translation MSGFKADFLWGGAVAAHQLEGGWNEGGKGISVADVMTAGAHGVPREITNGVLPGKNYPNHEAIDFYHRYKEDIKLFAEMGFKCFRTSIAWTRIFPKGDELEPNEAGLKFYDDLFDECLKYGIEPVITLSHFEMPFHLVTEYGGWRNRKLIDFFVRFAEVVFRRYQHKVKYWMTFNEINNQANFHEDFAPFTNSGLKYEPGEDREPVMFQAAHYELVASALAVKAGRDINPSLRIGCMIAMCPIYPLTCAPDDMMMAMNAMHRRYWFTDVHVRGKYPQHLLNYFARRGFTLDITEEDNAALTQGCVDYIGFSYYMSFATKATADNPELDYDESKSLVSNPYVQKSDWGWQIDPVGLRYSLNWFWDHYQLPLFIVENGFGAIDVQESDGSVNDQYRIDYLAAHIREMKKAVVEDGVDLMGYTPWGCIDLVSAGTGEMKKRYGFIFVDKDNEGNGTLNRSKKKSFDWYKQVIASNGDTL, from the coding sequence ATGTCTGGATTCAAAGCAGATTTTCTGTGGGGCGGTGCGGTCGCAGCGCATCAGCTAGAAGGGGGCTGGAACGAGGGCGGTAAGGGGATCAGCGTTGCCGATGTGATGACCGCCGGCGCGCACGGCGTGCCGCGTGAAATCACCAACGGCGTGCTGCCAGGGAAAAATTACCCTAACCATGAAGCCATCGATTTCTACCATCGCTATAAAGAAGACATCAAACTCTTTGCCGAGATGGGCTTCAAATGCTTCCGTACCTCCATCGCCTGGACGCGTATCTTCCCGAAAGGGGACGAGCTGGAGCCTAACGAAGCTGGCCTGAAATTCTATGACGACCTGTTTGACGAGTGCCTGAAGTATGGCATCGAGCCGGTTATTACCCTTTCCCATTTCGAGATGCCGTTCCACCTTGTCACCGAATACGGTGGCTGGCGTAACCGTAAGCTGATCGACTTCTTTGTTCGCTTTGCGGAGGTTGTGTTCAGACGTTACCAGCATAAAGTGAAGTACTGGATGACCTTTAACGAGATCAATAACCAGGCCAACTTCCACGAAGACTTTGCACCGTTTACCAACTCCGGCCTGAAGTACGAGCCGGGCGAAGACCGCGAACCGGTAATGTTCCAGGCGGCACACTATGAGCTGGTGGCCAGCGCCCTGGCGGTGAAGGCCGGGCGCGACATTAACCCGTCGCTGCGGATCGGCTGCATGATTGCCATGTGTCCAATCTATCCGCTAACCTGTGCCCCGGACGATATGATGATGGCGATGAATGCCATGCACCGTCGCTACTGGTTCACCGATGTCCACGTGCGCGGCAAGTATCCACAGCATCTGCTTAACTACTTTGCTCGTCGCGGTTTCACGCTGGATATCACAGAAGAAGATAACGCGGCGCTGACGCAGGGGTGTGTCGATTACATTGGCTTTAGCTATTACATGTCTTTCGCCACCAAAGCGACGGCGGATAACCCGGAGCTGGATTACGACGAAAGCAAGAGCCTGGTCTCCAACCCGTACGTGCAGAAATCTGACTGGGGCTGGCAGATTGATCCGGTGGGCCTGCGTTACTCCCTGAACTGGTTCTGGGATCACTATCAGCTGCCCCTGTTCATCGTGGAGAACGGCTTTGGCGCCATCGACGTGCAGGAGAGCGACGGTTCGGTAAATGACCAGTACCGTATTGATTACCTTGCCGCGCACATCCGCGAAATGAAAAAAGCGGTGGTCGAAGATGGTGTTGATCTGATGGGGTATACCCCGTGGGGCTGTATCGACCTGGTGTCTGCCGGAACGGGTGAAATGAAAAAACGCTACGGCTTTATTTTTGTCGACAAAGACAATGAAGGTAACGGCACCCTGAACCGCAGTAAGAAGAAGTCGTTTGACTGGTATAAGCAGGTGATAGCCAGCAACGGCGACACTCTTTAA
- the purM gene encoding phosphoribosylformylglycinamidine cyclo-ligase encodes MTNKTSLSYKDAGVDIDAGNALVDRIKGVVKKTRRPEVMGGLGGFGALCALPQKYREPVLVSGTDGVGTKLRLAMDLKRHDTIGIDLVAMCVNDLVVQGAEPLFFLDYYATGKLDVDTAASVINGIAEGCLQSGCALVGGETAEMPGMYHGEDYDVAGFCVGVVEKSEIIDGSKVADGDVLIALASSGPHSNGYSLVRKILDVSGSDPLTTELDGKPLADHLLAPTRIYVKNVLELIEKVDVHAIAHLTGGGFWENIPRVLPDNTQAVIDESSWQWPSVFNWLQTAGNVSSHEMYRTFNCGVGMVIALPASEADKAIKLLTDKGENAWKIGIIKASDSEQRVVIE; translated from the coding sequence GTGACCAACAAAACTTCTCTCAGCTACAAAGATGCCGGTGTTGATATTGACGCAGGTAATGCGCTGGTTGACCGAATCAAAGGTGTGGTGAAAAAGACCCGCCGCCCGGAAGTGATGGGTGGTCTGGGTGGATTCGGCGCACTGTGCGCACTGCCGCAAAAATATCGTGAACCTGTTCTGGTCTCGGGTACTGATGGTGTAGGGACGAAACTGCGCCTGGCGATGGATTTAAAACGTCACGACACGATCGGTATCGATCTGGTCGCGATGTGTGTTAACGACCTGGTGGTTCAGGGCGCAGAGCCGCTGTTCTTCCTGGATTACTACGCGACCGGAAAACTGGACGTGGATACCGCAGCAAGCGTCATTAACGGCATTGCCGAAGGGTGTCTGCAGTCTGGCTGTGCGCTGGTCGGTGGTGAAACCGCCGAAATGCCCGGTATGTATCACGGCGAAGATTATGACGTCGCAGGCTTCTGCGTTGGCGTAGTAGAAAAATCAGAAATTATCGACGGCAGTAAAGTGGCTGATGGTGATGTGCTGATCGCGTTGGCCTCCAGCGGCCCGCACTCGAACGGCTACTCTCTGGTGCGTAAAATCCTCGACGTGAGCGGCAGCGATCCACTGACCACCGAGCTTGATGGCAAGCCACTGGCTGACCATCTGCTGGCGCCGACCCGCATCTACGTGAAAAACGTGCTGGAGCTGATTGAGAAGGTTGACGTTCACGCCATTGCCCACCTGACCGGTGGCGGCTTCTGGGAAAACATTCCGCGCGTACTGCCGGACAACACCCAGGCGGTGATTGACGAATCTTCCTGGCAGTGGCCGTCCGTCTTTAACTGGCTGCAGACTGCGGGCAACGTGAGCTCACACGAGATGTACCGCACCTTTAACTGTGGCGTGGGCATGGTTATCGCGCTGCCAGCAAGCGAAGCGGATAAGGCGATTAAACTGCTGACCGACAAAGGTGAAAACGCGTGGAAAATCGGTATTATCAAAGCATCCGATTCCGAACAGCGTGTGGTCATTGAATGA
- the purN gene encoding phosphoribosylglycinamide formyltransferase: protein MKNIVVLISGNGSNLQAIIDACKQKKINGTIRAVFSNKADAFGLERAREENIPAHALEASQFSGREAFDRELVQEIDAYAPDVVVLAGYMRILSPAFVGHYAGRLLNIHPSLLPKYPGLHTHRQVLENGDEEHGTSVHFVTDELDGGPVILQAKVPVFEGDSEDDVTERVQTQEHAIYPLVVSWFVDGRLQMRDGAAWLDGVRLPAQGYAADE, encoded by the coding sequence ATGAAAAACATTGTGGTGCTCATTTCCGGTAACGGAAGCAATTTGCAGGCGATAATTGACGCCTGCAAACAGAAGAAAATCAACGGCACCATTCGGGCAGTATTCAGCAATAAGGCCGACGCGTTCGGCCTTGAACGTGCCCGGGAAGAGAACATTCCCGCGCACGCGCTGGAAGCCAGCCAGTTTTCCGGACGTGAAGCGTTTGACCGGGAACTGGTTCAGGAGATTGATGCCTACGCGCCTGACGTTGTCGTGCTGGCGGGGTATATGCGTATCCTGAGCCCGGCCTTTGTCGGGCACTACGCTGGTCGTCTGCTGAATATCCACCCTTCCCTCCTGCCGAAGTATCCCGGCCTGCACACCCATCGTCAGGTTCTGGAAAACGGCGATGAAGAGCACGGTACCTCCGTGCATTTCGTTACCGACGAGCTGGATGGCGGGCCGGTGATCCTGCAGGCAAAGGTGCCGGTCTTTGAAGGTGACAGCGAAGACGACGTTACCGAACGCGTGCAGACGCAGGAACACGCCATTTATCCTCTGGTGGTAAGCTGGTTTGTTGACGGGCGTCTTCAGATGCGCGACGGTGCCGCCTGGCTGGACGGCGTCAGGCTCCCTGCACAGGGTTATGCCGCTGACGAGTAG